One part of the Amphiura filiformis chromosome 5, Afil_fr2py, whole genome shotgun sequence genome encodes these proteins:
- the LOC140151712 gene encoding uncharacterized protein translates to MIRPKRQWDLLMDPVCKYCTRRFIDNIPRYKSHLRNHELSIKPYWYSNPNLKPKAGCVKPQIRRLSKRRSQDCQPSMRDSRHKVTKKCKNEDKFLCQFCDKKFKSLSARCQHEFTHSKDGKYRCRYCIKSFSNLCDKKQHEMTHTGEKKYQCSYCNKSFSQLGNKNMHEKIHTGEKPHQCSYCNKSFSQLGNKKQHEMIHTGETPHQCIYCNKSFRKSRDKKVHEMIHTGEKPHQCSYCYKSFRTSGKKTLHEKIHTGEKPHKCSYCNKSFSRLGSKKQHEMVHTGEKCYKCSYCNKSFGTSGNKKRHELIHTGEKPHKCSYCNKSFRTLGEKKQHEMIHTGEKPHKCSYCNKSFRTLGDKKQHEMIHTGEKPHICSYCNKSFSRLENKKQHEMIHTGEKPHKCSYCPYKNCWLFVS, encoded by the coding sequence ATGATTCGACCCAAGCGTCAATGGGATTTACTAATGGATCCTGTATGCAAGTACTGCACCAGACGATTTATTGACAACATTCCTCGTTACAAATCCCATCTACGCAACCATGAGCTGAGTATCAAGCCTTATTGGTACAGCAATCCAAACCTGAAACCAAAGGCGGGATGTGTGAAGCCACAAATCAGAAGACTTTCTAAAAGAAGATCTCAAGATTGCCAACCATCAATGAGGGATTCACGTCACAAGGTGACAAAGAAGTGCAAGAATGAAGATAagtttctgtgtcagttttgtgaCAAGAAGTTCAAGTCCTTATCCGCTAGGTGCCAACATGAATTTACTCATTCAAAAGATGGTAAATACAGATGTAGATATTGTATCAAGTCCTTCAGCAACTTGTgtgacaagaaacaacatgaaatgacacacacaggagAGAAAAAATACCAATgcagctattgcaacaaatcatttagccaattgggaaacaagaatatgcatgaaaagattcatacaggagagaaacctcatcaatgtagttattgtaacaaatcattcagccaattgggaaacaagaaacaacatgaaatgattcatacaggtgAGACACCTCATCAATGTatctattgtaacaaatcattccgaAAATCGCGTGATAAAAAagtacatgaaatgattcatacaggagagaaacctcatcaatgtagctattgttatAAATCATTCCGAACATCGGGTAAAAAAACTctacatgaaaagattcatacaggagagaaacctcataaatgtagttattgtaacaaatcattcagccgatTGGGAAGCAAGAAACAGCATGAGATggttcatacaggagagaagTGCTATAAATGTAgttattgcaacaaatcattcggCACATCGGGAAACAAGAAACGACATGaactgattcatacaggagagaaaccacataaatgtagttactgtaaCAAATCATTCCGCACACTGGGTgaaaagaaacaacatgaaatgattcatacaggagagaaacctcataaatgtagctactgtaacaaatCATTCCGCACACTGGGTgataagaaacaacatgaaatgattcatacaggagagaaacctcatataTGTAgttattgcaacaaatcattcagccgatTGGAAAACAAGAAACAGCATGAAATGATCCACACTGGAGAGAAACCCCATAAATGTAGTTACTGCCCTTACAAAAATTGCTGGTTGTTTGTCTCTTAA